Proteins from a genomic interval of Diaphorobacter sp. HDW4A:
- a CDS encoding lytic transglycosylase domain-containing protein gives MTASGKMLAGIRTFTSDVADGFMELTHSSFALLGLGVACVCITMAARPDLRDKGEEHLRTWLFERHVASIGSPIEPGAVDRATAANPKDLPREQAKVAFWLSKKYRVAPEPIAALVSEAYSIGSRTKLDPTLILAIMAIESSFNPFAQSSVGAQGLMQVMTRVHNDKYDDFGGNHAAFDPVTNMRVGVKVLQECIARAGSLEGGLRYYVGAANLPDDGGYATKVLSEHFRLRQVANGQNVSTTAMTPAPMPTAPKPAAAPMLSTKATAPAASDLPAPAPANAPTTVESEAPAQSSEKVALLSH, from the coding sequence GTGACAGCTTCAGGAAAGATGCTTGCGGGCATTCGCACATTCACTTCAGACGTCGCCGACGGATTCATGGAACTCACTCACAGCAGCTTTGCGCTGTTGGGCTTGGGTGTGGCATGTGTGTGCATCACCATGGCTGCGCGTCCAGATCTACGCGACAAGGGTGAAGAGCACCTGCGCACCTGGCTGTTCGAGCGTCATGTGGCTTCCATCGGTTCACCCATCGAACCTGGCGCGGTGGACCGCGCCACGGCAGCCAATCCCAAGGATCTCCCACGCGAGCAGGCCAAGGTGGCCTTCTGGCTGAGCAAGAAGTACCGCGTCGCGCCCGAGCCGATTGCAGCTCTGGTTTCCGAAGCCTACTCCATTGGCTCGCGTACCAAGCTCGACCCGACGCTCATTCTGGCCATCATGGCCATCGAGTCGAGCTTCAACCCGTTTGCGCAAAGCTCCGTCGGTGCTCAGGGTCTCATGCAGGTAATGACTCGCGTGCACAACGACAAGTACGATGATTTCGGCGGCAATCACGCAGCCTTCGACCCAGTCACGAATATGCGTGTTGGCGTCAAGGTATTGCAGGAATGCATCGCACGCGCCGGTTCGCTGGAAGGCGGTCTGCGCTACTACGTCGGCGCAGCCAACCTGCCCGACGATGGCGGCTACGCCACCAAGGTGCTGTCGGAGCATTTCCGCCTGCGCCAGGTCGCCAATGGCCAGAACGTGTCCACCACGGCCATGACCCCAGCCCCCATGCCGACAGCACCCAAGCCCGCCGCAGCGCCCATGCTATCCACCAAGGCTACTGCACCTGCCGCATCGGATCTGCCTGCGCCAGCCCCAGCCAATGCACCGACCACCGTCGAATCCGAAGCACCTGCGCAGAGCTCGGAAAAAGTGGCCTTGCTCAGCCACTGA
- a CDS encoding DUF748 domain-containing protein, whose product MILWLAVPPLLRSNVERYGSEFLGRQVKVGEVQFKPWALQLSVHDLSIASADGASSQVDVGRIYIDAALQSLVRLAPVFDAIEVDAPRVRVAHVAEGQFDFDDILKRIAERPKAPEDKPSDPPHFALYNIVLRDGAVEFDDRVVGRKQKLDKLDLSIPFLSNLNADRQVKVTPRLAFALNGSPFESSGQATPFSETRQANANFKIDGFDLAPFAVYLPKSVPVRLNAGLLDADLQLAFEQKDAAKVGVSGKLALREVRVSDTQSQELAAFDKLDVALTDVQPLKGVVHVASLQWDKPRFALRRDKNGRLEIPGMATSDEPSAGPKAKESSASDAKSGDTPAAKAGAQPEWNVQLDHFGLRNGTIDWRDQAVVGEAAHFNLQNLQLDAKTILWPMKQPVQFTGKTEITPLDASGNAVKTPATLGFDGSADLQQAKVAASLRGLPLDWVTPYLAGTVAARVGGQLDLDLGVARNGDRLVASVGQGTLKDVALTCTASGDRCRTLAAAGIAGARRNTLAELGELSLKDTLVDLSRRNVTLGKLALVQPKVYVERAQDGRLMYEDWLVQSKSVPTATVASEVKKGDAESPWTIALGEVDLKDGSVVVRDAANAQPMLLRVNSLQANVRDFAFPAKKGGVFPVRVSARVAGSGRAEPGSLRYEGSAGLEPLAVNGKVQVTALPLHVVQPYLPKDLNIRLVRADGSFNGDVKLLMGDKGPTASVKGSLGLDDVRVRAADADSALDKGLAVGRDAQDLLNWKALALKGLVVDLVPGKPLTLDVAETTLSDFFARVIVQENGRINLQDLQGQPVAVEGDKKAKGPTPAASAASSTKGDKQTAQVTAPAEAPDPMAPIIRFGPVNLVRGAMYFTDHFVKPNYSTDLTELNGRLSAFSSVRPAGAESFDMADLQLSGKAEGTAAVEVTGKINPLAKPLALDIQARMRDLELPPLSPYSIKYAGHGIERGKLSMDVAYKIDPSGQLTASNKLILNQLAFGDEVKGAPASLPVRLAVALLADRNGVIDVDLPISGSLNDPQFSLGGVIFKVIGNLIMKAVTAPFSLLAGAFGGGDEQGNVAFDSGSSVLNKSAQEQLDKVAKALTDRPALKMTVVGWADPAAEKAGLKRERLNAMVLAQKRRKVTRDGGDTKDVVAVEPGEYSELLKETYKRADIKKPRNMVGLSKDLPDAEMESLLLDNIQLQDNAAQELALQRGVAVRDYLASRKVPIDRLFVGAGKLQSDQATDSKWSPKAELKLAAQ is encoded by the coding sequence ATGATTCTTTGGCTTGCCGTACCACCGTTGCTGCGCAGCAATGTGGAGCGATACGGCTCGGAATTTCTGGGCCGCCAGGTCAAGGTGGGCGAGGTGCAGTTCAAGCCTTGGGCGCTGCAGCTGTCGGTGCACGATCTGTCGATCGCGAGCGCGGATGGTGCCTCCAGCCAAGTGGACGTGGGGCGTATCTATATAGATGCGGCACTGCAGTCCTTGGTGAGGCTGGCGCCGGTGTTCGACGCCATTGAGGTGGACGCGCCGAGGGTGCGCGTGGCCCATGTGGCCGAGGGTCAGTTCGATTTCGACGACATCCTCAAGCGCATCGCCGAGCGTCCCAAGGCCCCGGAGGACAAGCCGAGCGATCCGCCGCACTTTGCGCTCTACAACATCGTGCTGCGCGATGGGGCGGTGGAGTTTGATGATCGCGTTGTCGGTCGCAAGCAGAAGCTCGACAAGCTCGACTTGAGCATTCCGTTCCTGAGCAATTTGAATGCGGACCGCCAGGTCAAGGTCACGCCGCGTTTGGCGTTCGCTCTCAACGGCAGCCCGTTTGAGTCATCGGGTCAGGCGACGCCATTCTCCGAAACGCGTCAGGCGAATGCGAATTTCAAGATTGATGGCTTCGACCTAGCGCCGTTTGCGGTTTATCTACCCAAATCGGTGCCTGTGCGGCTCAATGCCGGTCTGTTGGATGCTGACCTGCAGCTCGCCTTTGAGCAGAAGGATGCCGCCAAGGTCGGCGTGAGCGGCAAGCTCGCTCTACGAGAGGTCAGGGTGTCGGACACTCAGTCGCAGGAGTTGGCCGCGTTCGACAAGCTCGATGTGGCGCTTACCGATGTGCAACCGCTCAAGGGGGTGGTGCATGTCGCGTCCTTGCAGTGGGACAAGCCACGTTTCGCACTGCGCCGTGACAAGAATGGGCGACTCGAGATCCCCGGCATGGCGACTTCGGACGAGCCATCCGCTGGACCTAAGGCCAAGGAGTCTTCGGCATCGGATGCCAAATCCGGCGACACGCCAGCAGCCAAGGCTGGCGCGCAGCCCGAATGGAATGTGCAGCTCGATCATTTCGGCCTACGCAATGGCACCATCGACTGGCGCGATCAGGCGGTGGTGGGTGAGGCGGCGCATTTCAATCTGCAGAACCTGCAGCTTGATGCCAAAACCATCCTGTGGCCGATGAAGCAGCCGGTGCAGTTCACCGGCAAGACCGAAATCACGCCGCTCGACGCGTCCGGCAATGCGGTCAAGACACCGGCCACACTGGGCTTCGACGGCAGTGCGGATCTGCAGCAGGCGAAGGTCGCGGCCAGCCTGCGCGGTCTGCCGCTCGATTGGGTGACGCCGTATCTGGCGGGTACCGTTGCGGCGCGTGTGGGTGGGCAGCTCGATCTGGATCTCGGCGTCGCCCGCAATGGAGACCGTCTGGTGGCCAGCGTAGGGCAGGGCACGCTCAAGGACGTAGCGCTGACCTGCACGGCAAGTGGTGACCGCTGCCGCACGCTGGCTGCTGCAGGCATCGCGGGAGCCAGGCGCAACACGCTCGCGGAGTTGGGCGAGCTGTCGCTCAAGGACACACTGGTCGACCTGTCGCGCCGCAATGTGACGCTCGGCAAGCTGGCTCTGGTGCAGCCCAAGGTCTATGTGGAGCGCGCTCAGGATGGCAGGCTCATGTATGAGGACTGGCTGGTTCAGTCCAAGTCGGTGCCCACTGCCACTGTGGCTTCCGAGGTGAAGAAGGGCGACGCCGAATCACCATGGACCATCGCGCTTGGCGAAGTCGATCTCAAGGACGGCTCCGTCGTCGTGCGCGATGCAGCGAACGCCCAGCCCATGCTGCTGCGCGTGAACTCGCTGCAGGCCAATGTGCGCGACTTTGCTTTTCCGGCGAAGAAGGGCGGGGTATTCCCAGTCCGGGTGTCGGCGCGCGTGGCGGGCTCAGGCCGCGCCGAGCCCGGCAGCCTGCGTTATGAAGGCAGTGCGGGACTCGAGCCTTTGGCGGTCAATGGCAAGGTACAGGTGACGGCTTTGCCATTGCATGTGGTGCAGCCCTATCTGCCCAAGGATCTGAACATTCGTCTGGTGCGCGCCGATGGCAGCTTCAACGGTGATGTGAAACTGCTGATGGGCGACAAGGGCCCGACGGCGTCGGTAAAGGGCAGCCTAGGGTTGGATGATGTGCGCGTGCGCGCAGCGGACGCCGACAGCGCGCTGGACAAGGGTCTGGCCGTGGGGCGCGATGCACAGGATCTGCTCAACTGGAAGGCGCTCGCGCTCAAGGGATTGGTTGTGGATCTGGTGCCTGGCAAGCCTCTGACGCTGGATGTTGCCGAAACCACGTTGAGTGATTTCTTCGCTCGCGTGATCGTTCAGGAGAATGGCCGCATCAATCTTCAGGATTTGCAAGGCCAGCCTGTGGCGGTTGAAGGTGACAAGAAAGCCAAGGGACCTACGCCGGCGGCTTCGGCGGCGAGCAGCACCAAGGGCGACAAGCAGACCGCACAGGTGACGGCACCTGCAGAAGCTCCGGATCCGATGGCTCCCATCATCCGCTTTGGCCCAGTGAATCTGGTGCGTGGCGCGATGTACTTCACCGACCACTTCGTCAAACCAAACTACTCCACTGATCTGACCGAACTGAATGGCCGCCTGAGCGCGTTCTCGTCGGTGCGGCCTGCGGGGGCTGAGAGTTTCGATATGGCCGATCTGCAATTGAGCGGCAAGGCCGAGGGCACGGCGGCGGTGGAGGTGACGGGCAAGATCAATCCGCTGGCCAAGCCGTTGGCGCTCGACATCCAGGCGCGCATGCGCGATCTGGAGCTGCCGCCGCTCTCGCCCTACAGCATCAAATACGCCGGGCACGGCATCGAGCGCGGCAAGCTCAGCATGGACGTGGCCTACAAGATCGACCCGAGCGGCCAGCTCACCGCAAGCAACAAGCTGATTTTGAACCAGCTCGCTTTCGGCGATGAGGTCAAAGGCGCGCCCGCGAGCCTGCCCGTGCGACTGGCCGTGGCGCTGCTTGCCGACCGCAATGGCGTGATCGACGTGGACTTGCCCATCAGTGGTTCGCTTAACGACCCTCAGTTCAGTCTGGGTGGCGTGATCTTCAAGGTCATCGGCAATCTGATCATGAAGGCCGTGACGGCGCCATTCTCGTTGCTGGCGGGTGCATTCGGCGGCGGTGATGAGCAGGGGAACGTGGCATTTGATTCGGGCAGTTCCGTGCTGAATAAGTCGGCGCAGGAGCAGCTCGACAAGGTGGCCAAGGCGCTGACGGATCGTCCCGCGCTCAAGATGACCGTGGTCGGCTGGGCCGATCCGGCAGCGGAAAAAGCGGGTCTCAAGCGCGAGCGCCTGAATGCCATGGTGCTGGCGCAGAAGCGCCGCAAGGTCACGCGTGACGGTGGCGATACCAAGGATGTGGTGGCCGTGGAACCGGGCGAATATTCCGAGCTGCTCAAGGAGACCTACAAGCGCGCCGACATCAAGAAGCCGCGTAACATGGTCGGCCTCTCCAAGGACTTGCCCGACGCCGAGATGGAATCGCTGTTGCTTGACAACATACAGTTGCAGGACAATGCAGCACAAGAACTGGCGCTGCAACGCGGTGTTGCGGTGCGTGATTATCTGGCCAGTCGCAAGGTGCCCATTGACCGCCTATTTGTGGGCGCAGGCAAGCTGCAGAGCGATCAGGCGACCGATTCGAAGTGGTCTCCGAAGGCGGAACTCAAGCTTGCGGCACAATGA
- a CDS encoding DUF349 domain-containing protein, which translates to MSDAPEAVPTAAKASEPHPLDALTGGAFSAATSGERASRIREWLATQPAPEQLQEVFKELSARDKGAARAVRERLDEIKRMQGQEVIAAEWADKANTLLAASRLSIADALAWQRDAAKAGAPLSREPLSALKTQIADRVKVIEDLQHRVQVQRETAVLLAQRIEVLSTKSFRDAEGALENLTADVQRWQEHAQELTNDASWASVEARFPPMLDSSRTQLLAVWDAFQSALAQTTAAAASTDAPLPPVPVWADEIRVIRGQPTEADATAAKTAQEAPKPKVDPEVRKKAQSAVREALAKLEQETAEGHGKASIGAAAALRAALKANGRHVDGELEQKVNAALIAAGELEGWQRWSADQVREDLVNRAEALLKRPEGQELGGRKMQETLRQLREQWKTSDQGAPANHALWKRFDEACNTAHKVVETWLEKVRAEAAEHKGARMELVEEVKAWTQAHVGSTDWKAMSRTLHQFGERWRNGGHVSEKVFAELQPLWKQVFGDAARPLETAQKQSLDRRQAMINESAELSSAASLRIDAVKALQQRWQAEAQSVPLDRKREQKLWDAFRKPIDDAFQRKSADRDRQSEQMSARDKAVLDAAKALEAANASGDAQAIRTAMDALDAAMKNSAAAAAASEVAPAPAAASAAAAAEEGEQAEAAAPQEGEAEAGGEAEVKPATAKPVRPVVAVRGDDRPGVNRSAAAAAPAGRPGRPGERNDRSGRGDRDGGRGDSRFSRDGRDARGGRGRDDDAPRAPRLGDSAFRAQRDALDHAQNALRKLAAQAHGETLTRLLSAWEGRDVEKLPSAQELGRLQPAVRTAWAQALGSEAKSADTNALLRLEIAADVPTPADQITARRAYQLQLLTRRNDPSPQETWGKDVAAVLGTASDETTARRLQSALKVLLKK; encoded by the coding sequence ATGTCTGACGCACCAGAGGCGGTTCCGACCGCCGCCAAAGCCAGTGAACCGCATCCGCTTGATGCGCTGACGGGTGGCGCTTTTTCCGCTGCCACGTCCGGCGAACGCGCTTCGCGAATCCGTGAATGGCTGGCCACTCAACCTGCGCCGGAGCAATTGCAGGAAGTGTTCAAGGAGCTGAGCGCTCGCGACAAGGGTGCCGCGCGCGCCGTGCGCGAACGTCTTGATGAAATCAAGCGCATGCAGGGCCAAGAGGTGATTGCCGCCGAGTGGGCTGACAAGGCCAACACGCTGCTCGCAGCCTCGCGTTTGTCGATTGCCGATGCTTTGGCATGGCAGCGCGACGCGGCCAAGGCCGGTGCTCCGCTGTCGCGCGAGCCGCTGTCCGCGCTCAAGACGCAGATCGCTGACCGCGTCAAGGTCATCGAAGACCTGCAACACCGGGTTCAGGTGCAGCGCGAAACCGCGGTGCTGCTGGCGCAGCGCATCGAAGTGCTGTCCACCAAGTCCTTCCGCGACGCCGAAGGTGCGCTGGAGAACTTGACGGCCGATGTGCAGCGTTGGCAGGAACACGCACAGGAACTCACGAACGATGCGTCGTGGGCCAGCGTGGAAGCCCGCTTCCCGCCCATGCTCGACAGTTCACGCACGCAGTTGCTCGCCGTCTGGGATGCGTTTCAGTCCGCGCTCGCTCAGACCACGGCCGCCGCAGCCAGCACCGATGCGCCGCTGCCGCCCGTGCCAGTGTGGGCTGACGAGATCCGCGTGATCCGTGGTCAGCCGACAGAAGCCGATGCGACAGCTGCCAAGACCGCTCAAGAGGCTCCCAAGCCCAAGGTCGACCCGGAAGTCCGCAAGAAGGCACAAAGTGCCGTGCGCGAAGCCCTCGCCAAGCTGGAGCAGGAAACTGCCGAAGGTCATGGCAAGGCCAGCATCGGCGCCGCAGCCGCGCTGCGCGCAGCACTGAAGGCCAATGGTCGCCATGTGGATGGCGAGCTCGAGCAGAAGGTCAATGCCGCGCTGATCGCAGCCGGTGAGCTCGAAGGCTGGCAGCGCTGGAGTGCTGATCAGGTTCGCGAAGATCTGGTCAACCGTGCCGAAGCACTGCTCAAGCGCCCCGAAGGTCAGGAACTGGGCGGGCGCAAGATGCAGGAAACCCTGCGTCAGCTGCGTGAACAGTGGAAGACGTCGGATCAGGGTGCACCTGCCAATCATGCGCTGTGGAAGCGTTTTGACGAGGCGTGCAACACCGCGCACAAGGTCGTCGAGACTTGGCTTGAGAAGGTGCGCGCCGAAGCCGCTGAGCACAAGGGTGCCCGCATGGAGCTGGTCGAAGAGGTCAAGGCATGGACGCAAGCCCATGTCGGGTCAACCGACTGGAAGGCCATGAGCCGCACGTTGCATCAGTTCGGCGAACGTTGGCGCAATGGCGGCCATGTCAGCGAAAAGGTGTTTGCCGAGTTGCAGCCACTGTGGAAGCAGGTGTTCGGCGACGCGGCCCGTCCGCTCGAAACCGCGCAGAAGCAGAGCCTGGATCGTCGTCAGGCGATGATCAACGAATCCGCCGAGCTGAGCTCCGCCGCATCGCTGCGCATCGACGCAGTCAAGGCGCTGCAGCAGCGCTGGCAGGCGGAGGCGCAATCCGTGCCGCTGGATCGCAAGCGCGAGCAGAAGCTCTGGGATGCCTTCCGCAAACCCATTGACGACGCGTTCCAGCGCAAGAGCGCCGACCGTGACCGTCAATCCGAACAGATGAGTGCCCGCGACAAGGCCGTGCTCGACGCCGCCAAGGCGCTCGAGGCGGCCAACGCCTCGGGTGATGCACAAGCTATCCGCACCGCGATGGATGCGCTTGACGCCGCCATGAAGAACTCGGCCGCTGCTGCGGCTGCATCCGAGGTGGCTCCTGCTCCTGCAGCAGCTTCGGCTGCTGCAGCCGCAGAAGAGGGTGAGCAGGCGGAAGCCGCAGCACCGCAGGAAGGCGAAGCCGAGGCTGGTGGTGAAGCTGAAGTCAAGCCTGCAACTGCCAAGCCGGTCCGTCCGGTGGTTGCGGTGCGTGGTGATGATCGTCCCGGCGTCAACAGATCTGCAGCGGCAGCTGCTCCGGCGGGTCGTCCAGGTCGCCCAGGCGAGCGCAACGACCGTAGTGGTCGTGGTGATCGCGATGGTGGCCGTGGCGATTCACGCTTCTCGCGCGATGGTCGTGATGCTCGCGGCGGTCGTGGACGTGATGACGATGCCCCACGCGCTCCGCGCTTGGGTGACTCGGCATTCCGTGCCCAGCGCGATGCACTGGATCATGCACAGAACGCGCTGCGCAAACTGGCCGCTCAGGCGCATGGCGAGACGCTGACCCGTCTGCTGTCCGCATGGGAAGGCCGCGACGTTGAAAAGCTGCCATCCGCACAGGAACTCGGTAGGCTCCAACCAGCGGTTCGCACCGCTTGGGCGCAGGCGCTGGGCTCCGAAGCCAAGTCCGCCGACACCAACGCGCTGCTGCGTCTGGAAATCGCTGCTGACGTTCCCACGCCCGCAGACCAGATTACCGCTCGCCGCGCCTACCAACTGCAACTGCTCACACGCCGTAATGACCCTTCGCCGCAAGAAACTTGGGGCAAGGACGTGGCTGCCGTGCTGGGCACCGCAAGCGATGAAACCACAGCTCGCCGCCTGCAGAGCGCGCTGAAGGTGCTGCTTAAGAAGTAA
- the rnr gene encoding ribonuclease R, translated as MHSQPFSANQSEEIEGTVQGHRDGHGFVIRDDGEPDIYIPSSEMRAVLHRDKVRVRIARYDKRGRPEGRVVEIVERPHNPVIGRLLNESGVWLVAPEDKRYGQDVLIPKGATGMAKSGQVVVVELTEPPALYGQPVGRVTEVLGEVDDPGMEIEIAVRKYGVPHEFSNECLALAKALPEKVRPQDKRRRVDLTDIALVTIDGEDARDFDDAVYCEPAKVGRSKGWRLLVAIADVSHYVETGNAIDVDAYDRATSVYFPRRVIPMLPEKLSNGLCSLNPDVERLCMVCDMLVTAQGEVHAYQFYPAVMFSHARFTYTEVAAILANTRGPEATKRKDRVQDLLNLHGVYTSLLSARQKRGAVDFETTETQIVCDENGRIEKIVPRVRNQAHRLIEEAMLAANVCSADFIGQSRHPGLFRVHDGPTPEKVDILRGYLKALGVGMTVSDEPKTAEFQMIAQATKDRPDAQQIHTMLLRSMQQAIYSPYNSGHFGLAFDAYTHFTSPIRRYPDLLVHRVIKAILNNTKYKLPTLPEQGEAYDKLVKRLAGRVKEPDQKPLSMSARRELEAWEAAGLHCSANERRADEASRDVEAWLKCRYMREHLGEEYSGVVTAATTFGIFVTLDELYVEGLVHITELGGEYFKFDEVRQELRGERTGIRYSIGTRVRVQVSRVDLDGRKIDFRLVRDDVELASAASAKQRGNVGHTARSQPRSASRPDDMARARDNDSQRSGGGGGKSARAKDGKQDKSARGGSKVTNKNPSRKSASKGRKSSR; from the coding sequence ATGCACTCGCAGCCGTTCTCTGCAAATCAATCGGAAGAGATTGAAGGAACCGTGCAGGGTCACCGCGATGGACACGGCTTTGTCATTCGCGATGACGGTGAGCCAGACATTTATATTCCCTCCAGTGAAATGCGCGCGGTGCTGCACCGCGACAAGGTGCGCGTGCGCATTGCGCGCTACGACAAGCGTGGGCGACCCGAAGGGCGAGTCGTTGAGATCGTCGAGCGCCCACACAATCCGGTCATCGGGCGTCTGCTCAACGAGAGTGGGGTGTGGCTGGTTGCTCCGGAGGACAAGCGCTATGGTCAGGATGTGCTGATTCCCAAGGGAGCCACTGGAATGGCCAAGTCGGGGCAGGTGGTTGTGGTCGAGTTGACCGAGCCCCCGGCTCTGTATGGGCAGCCCGTTGGTCGTGTGACTGAAGTGCTGGGCGAAGTGGATGATCCCGGCATGGAAATCGAAATCGCGGTGCGCAAGTACGGCGTGCCGCATGAGTTTTCCAATGAGTGTTTGGCGCTCGCGAAGGCATTGCCCGAAAAGGTGAGGCCGCAAGACAAGCGCCGTCGCGTCGATCTCACCGATATCGCACTTGTCACCATCGATGGCGAGGATGCTCGCGACTTCGATGATGCTGTGTATTGCGAGCCTGCCAAGGTGGGGCGCAGCAAGGGCTGGCGTTTGCTGGTGGCGATTGCCGATGTGAGCCACTATGTGGAGACCGGCAATGCGATTGATGTGGATGCCTACGATCGTGCGACCAGCGTGTACTTCCCGCGTCGCGTGATTCCCATGTTGCCGGAAAAGCTGTCGAACGGCCTGTGCTCGCTGAACCCGGATGTGGAGCGGCTGTGCATGGTTTGCGACATGCTGGTCACTGCGCAGGGCGAGGTGCATGCCTACCAGTTCTATCCTGCGGTCATGTTCAGTCATGCGCGATTCACTTATACAGAGGTGGCGGCGATTCTGGCGAACACGCGTGGCCCCGAGGCGACCAAGCGCAAGGACCGGGTGCAGGATCTGCTGAATCTGCATGGTGTCTACACCTCGCTGCTGAGTGCCCGCCAGAAGCGCGGAGCGGTGGATTTCGAGACGACCGAAACACAGATCGTCTGTGATGAAAACGGCCGCATCGAGAAGATCGTTCCACGCGTGCGCAACCAGGCGCACCGCCTGATCGAGGAGGCCATGTTGGCTGCGAACGTCTGCAGTGCGGACTTCATTGGGCAATCCAGGCATCCAGGACTGTTCCGTGTGCACGATGGCCCGACGCCCGAAAAGGTCGACATTCTGCGCGGTTACCTGAAAGCGCTGGGTGTGGGGATGACTGTCAGCGATGAGCCGAAGACGGCGGAGTTTCAGATGATTGCCCAGGCGACCAAGGATCGCCCGGATGCGCAGCAGATCCACACCATGCTGTTGCGTTCGATGCAGCAGGCGATCTACTCGCCATACAACAGCGGCCATTTCGGTCTGGCATTCGATGCCTATACGCATTTCACCAGTCCTATCCGTCGCTATCCCGACTTGCTCGTGCACCGTGTGATCAAGGCGATCCTGAACAACACCAAGTACAAGCTGCCGACCTTGCCGGAGCAGGGCGAGGCCTACGATAAGCTGGTCAAGCGATTGGCCGGACGTGTGAAGGAGCCCGATCAGAAGCCGTTGTCGATGTCTGCCCGCCGTGAGCTTGAAGCGTGGGAGGCCGCTGGCCTGCACTGCAGCGCTAACGAGCGCCGTGCGGATGAGGCCAGTCGCGATGTGGAGGCATGGCTCAAGTGCCGTTACATGCGCGAGCATTTGGGTGAGGAGTACAGCGGCGTGGTCACTGCGGCCACTACATTCGGTATCTTTGTGACGCTTGACGAGCTCTATGTGGAGGGGTTGGTCCACATCACAGAGCTGGGCGGCGAATACTTCAAGTTCGACGAGGTACGCCAGGAGCTGCGCGGTGAGCGCACTGGCATCCGCTACTCCATCGGCACGCGCGTGCGGGTGCAGGTCAGCCGTGTGGACCTGGATGGTCGCAAGATCGACTTCAGGCTGGTGCGAGATGATGTCGAGCTTGCAAGTGCGGCATCGGCCAAGCAGCGTGGCAATGTGGGTCATACTGCGCGCTCACAACCACGCTCTGCGTCGCGTCCTGACGACATGGCGCGTGCGCGGGACAATGATTCGCAGCGCAGTGGCGGTGGCGGTGGCAAGTCTGCTCGTGCCAAGGATGGAAAGCAGGACAAGTCTGCGCGCGGAGGCTCCAAGGTGACCAACAAAAATCCATCGCGCAAGAGTGCGAGCAAGGGGCGCAAGTCGTCTCGCTGA
- a CDS encoding SDR family oxidoreductase, producing MVNGKKASGVALVTGAGSGIGKAAALALLADGWRVALTGRRETPLRETAQQSGAGERALTVTCDVTDPQSVRNAFDATVSAFGRVDMLFNNAGIGAPAVPLEDLSIEQWKAVVDTNLNGMFYCIQNAFRVMKTQVPRGGRIINNGSISAHTPRPNSIAYTATKHAVMGLTKTASLDGRKYDIAVGQIDVGNAGTELAQRMTQGVMQAHGAVAEEPLMDVDIVGQSVLYMANLPLEANVMFHTVMATKMPFAGRG from the coding sequence ATGGTGAATGGCAAGAAAGCTTCAGGCGTGGCGCTGGTGACTGGCGCTGGTTCGGGCATTGGCAAGGCGGCGGCGCTCGCGTTGCTGGCTGATGGCTGGCGGGTGGCACTCACCGGTCGTCGCGAGACACCGCTACGCGAAACGGCGCAGCAGTCGGGTGCGGGCGAACGAGCCTTGACTGTGACCTGCGACGTGACCGATCCGCAGTCGGTGCGCAATGCGTTCGACGCAACCGTCAGCGCCTTTGGCCGGGTGGACATGCTGTTCAACAACGCGGGCATCGGCGCGCCGGCCGTTCCGCTGGAAGACCTCTCCATCGAGCAATGGAAGGCCGTGGTCGATACCAACCTCAATGGCATGTTCTATTGCATCCAGAACGCGTTCCGCGTGATGAAAACGCAGGTGCCGCGCGGTGGTCGCATCATCAACAATGGCTCGATCTCGGCGCACACGCCGCGCCCCAATTCGATTGCCTACACCGCCACAAAACATGCGGTGATGGGGTTGACCAAGACGGCTTCACTTGACGGCCGCAAGTACGACATCGCCGTGGGGCAGATCGATGTGGGCAATGCCGGGACCGAGCTTGCGCAACGCATGACTCAGGGGGTGATGCAGGCGCACGGAGCGGTGGCCGAGGAGCCGTTGATGGATGTGGACATCGTGGGGCAGTCCGTGCTCTATATGGCCAATTTGCCACTCGAGGCCAATGTCATGTTCCACACGGTGATGGCGACCAAGATGCCATTCGCTGGCCGTGGTTAG
- a CDS encoding c-type cytochrome has protein sequence MATRTLACTTCHGAQGRSTTSGYFPRIAGKPSGYLYNQLLNFRDGRRTYPTMSYLLENLTDDYLREMAGHFASLEVPYSPPPASLESQTVLEHGRKLVFDGDPSRSLPACVQCHGSAMTGVQPFVPGLLGLPRDYLNGQLGAWQAGKRHAHEPDCMAAVAKQMSPEDVSAVSAWLSVQSVPGGGKPAERHEQPLPLRCGGMGGG, from the coding sequence ATGGCGACACGCACGCTGGCGTGTACGACCTGTCACGGCGCTCAGGGGCGCTCAACGACGAGCGGCTACTTTCCGCGCATTGCGGGCAAGCCATCAGGCTACCTCTACAACCAATTGCTGAATTTTCGGGATGGGCGACGCACTTATCCGACGATGTCCTACCTGTTGGAAAACCTGACCGACGATTATCTGCGCGAGATGGCAGGGCATTTTGCATCTCTGGAGGTTCCGTATTCGCCGCCGCCTGCATCGTTGGAGTCCCAAACCGTGCTTGAGCATGGTCGCAAGCTGGTATTCGATGGTGATCCGTCGCGCTCGCTGCCCGCCTGTGTGCAATGCCATGGTTCGGCGATGACGGGTGTTCAGCCGTTTGTTCCGGGTTTGCTGGGCTTGCCGCGCGATTATCTGAATGGGCAGTTGGGGGCATGGCAGGCGGGAAAGCGCCACGCACATGAGCCTGACTGCATGGCAGCCGTGGCAAAGCAGATGTCGCCAGAGGATGTGAGTGCCGTGTCGGCGTGGCTCTCTGTGCAGTCAGTGCCGGGTGGCGGCAAGCCTGCGGAGCGCCATGAGCAACCGCTGCCACTGCGCTGTGGTGGCATGGGAGGGGGCTGA